In the genome of Conger conger chromosome 8, fConCon1.1, whole genome shotgun sequence, one region contains:
- the LOC133135471 gene encoding alpha-2 adrenergic receptor-like produces the protein MDSYNSSGIGASPIVPPNSTNSGESTYSLATVAGLAALVSFLIVFTVVGNVLVVIAVLTSRALKAPQNLFLVSLASADILVATLVMPFSLANELMGYWFFGKVWCGIYLALDVLFCTSSIVHLCAISLDRYWSVTQAVEYNLKRTPKRVKCIIVIVWLISAVISSPPLISIDGNSESGVNPQCELNDDTWYILSSSIASFFAPCVIMILVYIRIYQVAKTRTRQMSEKRPGTDGSPQTENGLSKGTSLKVNDEKENGHCLSNEQKTTEKDEIDLEESSSSDGKGKKPRDKGGRKVRRSSRKNSSLSKNSSRISRSSNRSIDLFASRRKRRNLASRKKVSQAREKRFTFVLAVVMGVFVVCWFPFFFSYSLYGVCREACQIPDTLFKFFFWIGYCNSSLNPVIYTIFNQDFRRAFQKILCKTWKKSF, from the coding sequence ATGGATTCGTACAATTCCAGCGGAATCGGAGCGTCCCCGATTGTCCCTCCAAATTCCACTAATTCTGGGGAAAGTACATACTCCTTGGCGACAGTAGCGGGTCTCGCCGCCCTTGTAAGCTTTCTTATTGTATTTACTGTTGTCGGGAACGTCTTGGTTGTAATCGCTGTATTAACGAGCAGAGCGTTAAAAGCGCCCCAGAACCTGTTTTTGGTTTCTTTAGCCAGTGCAGACATTCTGGTGGCCACGCTGGTTATGCCGTTTTCCCTGGCCAACGAACTTATGGGCTATTGGTTTTTCGGGAAAGTTTGGTGTGGTATTTATTTGGCGTTAGATGTTCTGTTTTGCACTTCGTCTATAGTCCACCTGTGTGCTATCAGTTTAGATAGATACTGGTCTGTGACACAGGCAGTTGAATATAATCTCAAGAGAACACCCAAAAGAGTGAAGTGCATTATAGTTATAGTTTGGTTGATATCCGCGGTCATATCGTCACCGCCGTTAATTTCAATCGACGGTAATAGCGAAAGCGGTGTTAACCCTCAGTGCGAACTGAACGACGATACGTGGTACATCCTCTCCTCCAGCATAGCCTCCTTTTTCGCACCGTGCGTTATTATGATACTAGTGTACATCAGAATTTACCAAGTAGCCAAAACCAGAACAAGACAAATGTCAGAGAAAAGGCCAGGGACCGACGGTTCTCCTCAGACTGAGAACGGACTGAGCAAAGGCACCTCGTTAAAAGTGAACGATGAAAAAGAGAACGGGCACTGCCTGTCAAACGAACAGAAAACGACAGAGAAGGATGAGATCGACTTAGAGGAGAGCAGCTCGTCAGACGGAAAGGGCAAAAAGCCCCGGGATAAGGGCGGCAGGAAGGTCAGAAGGTCCAGCAGAAAGAATAGCTCCCTGTCCAAAAACTCCAGTCGGATTTCCAGATCCAGCAACAGATCGATCGATCTCTTTGCCTCCCGTCGGAAAAGGAGGAACCTAGCATCCCGCAAGAAAGTCTCCCAGGCCCGAGAGAAGCGCTTTACCTTCGTGCTGGCCGTGGTGATGGGGGTGTTTGTGGTCTGTTGGTTTCCCTTCTTCTTCAGTTACAGTCTTTACGGGGTGTGCAGGGAAGCCTGCCAAATCCCGGACACCCTCTTCAAGTTCTTCTTTTGGATTGGCTACTGTAACAGCTCCCTGAACCCGGTTATTTACACAATATTCAACCAAGACTTTCGGAGAGCTTTCCAGAAAATACTCTGCAAGACCtggaaaaaatctttttaa